The Streptomyces rubrogriseus genomic sequence AGGACATCGGCACCCGCGGCGAGCCGAGCATGGACACCGTCGCCTCCCTCGCCCCGGACCTCATCGTCGCCACCACGGACCTCACCCCCGCGGCGGTGAAGCAGTTGCGCGAGGTCGCGCCGGTGATCGAGGTGCAGTCCGCCGACGGCGCCGGCCAGATCGACCGGATGCTGGCGAACGTCGACCTCATCGCCAAGGCCACCGGCACCACGGACAAGGCGAAGTCGCTGCGGGACGGCTTCGAGGCCAAGGTCGCCGAGGGCAAGAAGGCCCTGGCCGACGCCGGGATGGCCGGCAAGGGCATCGCCTTCGCGGACGGCTACGTCGCCTCCAACCAGGTCTCGATCCGCCCCTACACCGCGACCTCGCTCATCGGTGAGGTCAACGAGGCCGTCGGTCTGAAGAACGCCTGGACGGTGAAGGGCGACGAGGCCTACGGTCTCGGCGCCACCGACGTCGAGGGCCTGACCAAGCTCCCCGGGGACACCCAGTTCGCCTACATCGGCAACGACGACGACCCGAGCGCCACCCCCTTCACCGGCGAGCTGGCCAAGAACCCGGTGTGGAAGTCCCTGCCGTTCGTGAAGGCCGGTGACGTGCACCGCCTCGACGACGGCATCTGGATGTTCGGCGGTCCCGGGTCGATGGAGGCGTACATCGACGCCGTCGTCGGCGCGCTGACGAAGTAGCGGGGCCATGGCCGTCACCACGACCGAACCCGCCACCGAGCCCACCGCGGCCCGTCCGTCGACGGTCCCGTCGTCCCGGTCGGGCGCGGCCGCGGTGACGGCCGGAATCGTCCTGCTGGTCGCCGTCCTCGCCGTCGTCGACATCACCCAGGGCACCGCCGCCGTCGGGCCCTCCGAGGTCCTCGAGGCCCTGACCGGCCGGGCGGACCCCGACGACGCGTCCGTCGTCGTCGCCTCCCGGCTGCCCCGGATGACCGCGGGGCTCCTGGTCGGTGCCGTGCTCGGCATGGCCGGCGCGGTGCTCCAGGCGGTCAGCCGCAACGTGCTGGCCTCGCCCGACACCCTCGCGGTGAACGCGGGTTCCTATCTGGCGCTCGGGCTGGCCGGCGCCACCGGCGTCTCGCTGCCGATGCTCGCCTCGTCCGGCATCGCCTTCGTGGGCGGTCTGGCGGCGGCGGCCGTCGTGCTCGGACTGTCCGGCCTCGGCACCGGCACCGTCCGGCTCGTGCTGGCCGGCACCGCGCTGATGCTGGGTCTGCACTCCATGACGCAGGCGCTCCTGCTGCTCTTCCCGGAGCAGACGAAGGGCCTGTACGAGTGGAACCAGGGCAGCATCGCCCAGAACGGCTTCGACGGCGTCCTGCAGATGCTGCCGATCGCCCTGGTCGGCCTGATCGGCCTGCTGCTGACGGCCCGCCGGGTGGACGCGCTGGCCCTCGGCGACGACGCGGCGCGCGGTCTCGGCGTCCCGGTGCGGGCGACCCGTCTCACCGTCGTCGTGCTCGCGGCGCTGCTCTCCGCCGCCGCGGTCACACTCGCCGGACCGATCGGCTTCGTCGGCCTGTGCGCACCCGCCCTGGTGCGCCCGCTCGCCCGCCGCTTCCGCGGCTTCAGCCGCTCCCGCACGGCCATGCCCGCGGCGGCGCTCACCGGCGCGGCCCTGGTGCTCGGTTCGGACGTGCTGCTGCGGGCGTTGATCGCGGACGACCGCTCGGTGGCCGTGCCCACGGGCGTCGTCACGAGCCTGGTCGGCGCCGTGTTCCTGGTGGCCATGGCGCTGCGGGTGCGGGACACCGCCGGGGCCGGGGCGCCGGACCGGCTGCGGATCCCGAGCCGGGCGGTGTTCCTGGCCACGGTCGCCGTGCTGGTCGTGGTGCTGGTGGGGCTCGTGATCGCCGCCGTGCTGGTGGGCGACAGCAAGCTGCTGCTCGGCGACGTCGTCAACTGGGCCCAGGGGCGGGCCGGCCGGACCGTCTCCTTCGTGCTGGACACGCGGGTGCCGCGGGTGCTCGCCGCGCTGGGCGCGGGCGCGGCGCTCGCGCTGGCCGGCACGCTCGTGCAGGCCGTCACCCGCAACCCGCTCGCCGAACCGAACGTCCTCGGGGTGACCGGCGGCGGCGCCCTGGGTGCGGTGATCCTGGTGACCACCGTGCCGGCCGCCGGGACGTGGGGCGTGGCGGGAGCGGCGTTCGCGGGGTCCGCGGTCACCGCCGTCCTCGTCTTCGGGCTCGCCGCGCGGGGCGGTTTCCGGCAGAACCGGCTGGTCCTCGTCGGCATCGGCGTGGCCTCCGGGACGGCGGCGCTGATCAGCCTGCTGATCGTGCTCACCGACCCGTTCAACGCCAACAAGGCGCTGACCTGGCTGTCGGGTTCGACCTACGGGCGGACCATGCCGGACGTCGTGCCGGTCGCGCTGGCGCTGCTGGTCGGCATCGGTGTCGCGGTCGCCCGGCGCACCGAACTGGACCTGATCTCGCTGGACGAGGACACGCCGCGGCTGCTCGGCCTGCGGCTGGCACCCGGGCGCCTCGGCTTCCTGGTGCTGAGCGTCGTCCTCAGCGCTACCGCGGTGGCCTGCGCGGGCACCATCGGCTTCGTCGGGCTGGTGGCGCCGCACGCGGCCCGCGCCCTGGTGGGCCGTCGGCACGCACGGGTCGTACCGGTCGCGGTCCTCCTCGGCGCCACGCTCGTCTGCGCCGCCGACCTCCTCGGCCGCACGGTCATCGCCCCGGCCCAGCTCGGCGCCGGGCTCATGACAGCGGTGATCGGAACGCCGTACTTCCTGTACCTGCTGGTACGAAGCCGTCGCTAGGCACGGCGGGGGAAGTGCCGGGCCGAGACCGGCCCGTCGGGCACCCCGGCCCGGCTCTTGTTAGACGCGACGTCAAGTTACTGAACCGTAATGAGTCAGGTGCTACCCCTGGTAACCCCTGTCCGGTTACGGTCCCGTGACCCCACAGGAGCAGCGCGACCACGGCCCCGGCCCCACGGGACCGCGGGCGACCGGATCCGGCCCTTCCCCAGGAGGTTCGCCATGCCCCCACGTCCCCGCATGCTCGCCGCGGCGATCACCGCCGCGCTCGCCCTCGGCGCCCAGGCAGTCCCGGCCGCGGCGGCCGACGGCCCGGCCGGCGACTCGACGACCACGACGTCCCGCGGCGTCGAGATCCCCGCCTTCTACACCCCGCCGTCCGAACTCCCCGGCGCCGACGGCACCCTGATCCGCCATGAACCGCTCCCCCTGGCACTGAGCCTGCCGGGCATCGACGGCCCCCTCCCCGGCCGGGCCACCCGGCTGATGTACAAGTCCACCGACGCGAACGGCGAAGCCGTCGCCGTGACCGGCGCCTACATCGAACCGGCCGCGAAGTGGCGCGGCGACGGACCCCGCCCCCTGGTCGCCGTCGCGCCCGGCACCATGGGACAGGGCGACCAGTGCGCCGCCTCGATGGCCCTGGAGCACCCGTTGCAGCTCAACGGCCAGACGGTCTCGGTCGGTTACGAGGACCTGTCGGTCTACCGGCTGCTGCTGCGCGGCGTCGCCGTCGTCGTCACCGACTACGTCGGCCTCGGCACCACCGACCGGCTGCACACCTACGTCAACCGCGTCGACGGGGCCCACGCCGTGCTGGACGCCGTACGCGCCGCACGCGCCCTCGACTCGGCGTCGGTCACCTCGGGCTCCCGGGTGGGTCTGTTCGGGTACAGCCAGGGCGGCGGCGCCACGGCGGCAGCGGCCGAGCTGCAGCCCTCCTACGCCCCGGACGTCCAGCTGGCGGGCACCTACGCCGGGGCGCCGCCCGCCGACCTCACCGAGGTGACGAAGGCGATAGACGGCAGCGACCTGGCGGGCGCCCTGGGCTGGTCGCTCAACGGCTTCCTGCAGACCGAGCCGGCCCTGCGGCCCATCGCCGACCGGTACATCAACGAGGCGGGCCAGGAGGCGCTGAAGGACCTGTCGACGATGTGCGTGGGCGACGCGCTCTTCGGGTACGGCGGCGACAGCAGCACGGACTGGACGAAGACCGGCCAGTCCATCAGCGACGTCATCCGCGCCGAACCCGCGCTGCAGAGCTTCCTCGCCGAGCAGCGCATCGGCTCGTCCGAGCCCGGCAGTCCGGTGCGGGTGGCCACCGGCGTCAGCGACGACCTGGTCCCCCACGGCCAGGCCCGCCGACTGGCCGTCGACTGGTGCGGCAAGGGCGCGAAGGTGACCTACGTGCCCGTACTGCTCCCGGGCGTGGGCAGCGGCCTGCTCAACCACTTCGCCCCGTTGCTCGCCGACCAGGGCAACGCCATCGCCTGGCTCACCGACCGGCTCTCCGGCGAGCCCGCCGGCTCCAACTGCTGGAGCATGCCCGTACAGCCCTGAGCCCTGTCCCCGGCATGCGCCGACCCCGGGTTCCTGCACAGAATTCGCTCAGGCGAATCGTGGCGGAGCGACGGAGAGGCGACGGCGTGGTGGAGGCGAAGCCCGACGGCGGGTCCGGCCCCCCGGACAGGGCGAAGATGCCGAGCACGATCGCGCACCTGCCGCGGCAGGTGCGCGAGGAGCTGACCCGCCGGCTCCGCCGCACCAGGCGGGCCTTCCGCGAGGACGACGTCCAGGTCGTCGAGGCACCGCTGCTCAAGCGCGCGGTCGGGGCCTCGGCGCTCGGCAACTGCATGGAGTGGTTCGACTTCGGCGTCTACAGCTATCTGGCCGCCACCATCGGGAAGGTGTTCTTCCCCGGCGCCTCCCCGGCCGCCCAGGTCATCTCCTCCTTCGCCACCTTCGCCGCGGCCTTCGTCGTACGCCCGCTCGGCGGCCTGGTCTTCGGGCCGCTCGGGGACCGCGTCGGGCGGCAGAAGGTGCTCGCCACCACCATGATCATGATGGCTCTCGGCACCTTCTCCATCGGCCTCATCCCCAGCTACGCCACCATCGGCATCGCCGCCCCGATCCTGCTGCTGCTCGCCCGAATGGTCCAGGGCTTCTCCACGGGCGGCGAGTACGGCGGCGCCACCACCTTCGTCGCCGAGTACTCACCCGACCGGCGGCGCGGCTTCCTCTCCAGCTGGCTCGACTTCGGCACCTTCGTCGGCTACGCCCTCGGTTCGGCGCTGGTCACCGTCCTGAACCTGGCGCTGACCGACGCCCAGATGCTGCACTGGGGCTGGCGGCTGCCGTTCCTGATCGCCGGGCCGCTCGGCGTCATCGGCCTGTACATGCGGCTCAAGCTGGAGGAGTCCCCCGCCTTCCAGCAGCAGCTCGACGAGCACGAGAAGGGCCTCGCACAGGAGTCGGCGGGCAGCGAGTTCAAGACCATCGTGCGCGAGCACTGGCGCCCGCTGCTGGTGTGCATGGGCCTGGTACTGCTCTACAACGTCACCAACTACATGGTGACCGGCTATCTGCCGACGTACCAGACGGAGACCCTGGACCGCTCCAGCGGCTTCGCGGACGTGCTGGTGCTGATCGGCATGGTGTGGATCGTGCTGCTGATCACCTTCCTGGGCCGGCTCAGCGACCACGTCGGCCGCCGCCCGCTCTACGCCACCGGCGCGGCGGCGATGATCGTGCTCGCCGTCCCGGCGTTCCTGCTGCTGAGGGCGGACGGCGTCTGGGCGCCGGTCCTGGGGGTGCTGCTGCTGTCCACCCTGCTGGCCTGCTTCGCCGCGCCGAGCGCCGCCACCCTGCCGGCGCTGTTCCCGACCGCCGTGCGCTACGCCGCCATGGCCATCGGCTTCAACTTCGCCGTCGCGGCCTTCGGCGGCACCACACCGCTGGTCGCCGAGGCACTGGTCAGCATCACCGGTGACGAACTGATGCCCGCCTACTACCTGATGGTCGCGGGCGCCGTCGGCCTGGTGACCGTGAAGTTCCTGCCCGAGAGCGCCCAGGTGCCGCTGCACGGTTCCCAGCCCATGGTCGGCTCCCGGCAGGAACAGCGCGAACTCATCACGACCTCGAAGGACCTCTACAGCTTCTCCAAGGACCGCTCGGGCGCAGTCTGACGCTGCGCCGCGGGCCGTCGTGCGCGCGCGAACGGGAGTACGGCGCCCGACCCCACGGCCACGCCGGCGAAGACCAGGGCGCTGCCCACCGCCTGGGCGGCGCCGTAGGAGCCGGTACCGACGAGCGGTGCCGTGCACGCGGCGGCGACCGGGATCAGCCCGGAGAACAGGGTGGCGCGCTCGGCGCCGATCCGCTGCATGCCCATGTACCAGCACACGAACCCGACGACGGTGACCACCACCGCCTGCCACAGCAGCGCGCCCGCCTCCACCGCGTCGGGCCGGCGCAGCCACCCGGACCCGTCGGCCAGGACACCGGCCAGCGCCGACTCGGCCGCCGCGACGCCACACACCACGGTGGACAGCAGCCGCGGGCCCAGCGGCCGCAGTACGGGCACGGCCAGCACCGCGAAGCCGACCTCGCCGACCAGGGCGCACACGGAGAAGGCGATGCCCGCGCCGTCGGTGCGCCCCCAGCCCTGGACCGTGAAGGCGCCCACGGCCACGAACAACGCCCCGTACAGGACGATCCGTTGCGGACGGCGCCCCTCCAGGAGGGGGACCAGGACGGCGACGACCACGGGCGCGCAGCCCACGAAGACGCCGGGTACCGCGGGCTCCGCCGTGCGCTCCGCGGCGAGTACGGCCAGGTTGAAGCCGACCATGCCCACGGCCGCCAGCAGCGCCAGGCGCAGCCACCGGGCGGCGCCGAGGGCGCGCAGCCGGGTCGCCGCGCCGGGCCCGGCCAACGGGACGAGCAGCAGGAAGGCCAGGCCGTAGCGCAGGAACTGGCCGCCCGCGTACGGGTAGTCGCCGAGCAGGCTGTTGGCGGTGAAGGACCCTCCGACGAGGACACATGCGAGCGCGGCGAGCAGGGACCCGCGCGTGGTGGTGGCGTTCATGGCCACGACGCTAGAGAGCGCGGCGGCCCGTCACGGGGTCCACTTCGCGTGCGCTGTCGGGGACCAATCCGCACCGCGGGCCGCTCACACGCCCGTCACGGATTCTCCTTCACGTGCATGTCCCGTCGATCGCGGGTAGTCGAAGGGTCCCGATGCCAACACATCGGGACAGCAAGGGATTTGACGGTAATGGACTGACATGGGGAGGACCTTCCAGTGCGAACCGGCAAAGTGGCAACCGCTGTGGCGACCGCGAGCGTGTCCGTCGCCCTACTGGCCGGCTGCGGCGGCGATTCGGGTGACGAGGGCAAGCCGTTCGAGGGGCAGAGCGCCGACGACATCGCCGCGAAGGCCGTCGAGGCCACCCGGCAGGCGACGTCCATGCATGTGAAGGGCGACACCCGGTTGGAGGACGGCAGCACCGTCACCATCGACGTCTCGGTCGACCGGGAGAAGAACTGCCAGGGCACCATCGGCGCCGGCGAGACCAGGGCTGACGTGCGGCACACCGACGCGACCCTCTACCTGCGCGGCGACGAGCAGTACTGGCGGACCGCCCTCGAGCAGCAGCCCGACGCGGCGCAGAAGATGGCGCCGAAGCTCCAGGACAAGTGGGTCAGGATGCCGGCGAACGATGCCACGACCGCCGGAGTCTGCGACAAGC encodes the following:
- a CDS encoding DMT family transporter, whose amino-acid sequence is MNATTTRGSLLAALACVLVGGSFTANSLLGDYPYAGGQFLRYGLAFLLLVPLAGPGAATRLRALGAARWLRLALLAAVGMVGFNLAVLAAERTAEPAVPGVFVGCAPVVVAVLVPLLEGRRPQRIVLYGALFVAVGAFTVQGWGRTDGAGIAFSVCALVGEVGFAVLAVPVLRPLGPRLLSTVVCGVAAAESALAGVLADGSGWLRRPDAVEAGALLWQAVVVTVVGFVCWYMGMQRIGAERATLFSGLIPVAAACTAPLVGTGSYGAAQAVGSALVFAGVAVGSGAVLPFARARRPAAQRQTAPERSLEKL
- the proP gene encoding glycine betaine/L-proline transporter ProP; the encoded protein is MPSTIAHLPRQVREELTRRLRRTRRAFREDDVQVVEAPLLKRAVGASALGNCMEWFDFGVYSYLAATIGKVFFPGASPAAQVISSFATFAAAFVVRPLGGLVFGPLGDRVGRQKVLATTMIMMALGTFSIGLIPSYATIGIAAPILLLLARMVQGFSTGGEYGGATTFVAEYSPDRRRGFLSSWLDFGTFVGYALGSALVTVLNLALTDAQMLHWGWRLPFLIAGPLGVIGLYMRLKLEESPAFQQQLDEHEKGLAQESAGSEFKTIVREHWRPLLVCMGLVLLYNVTNYMVTGYLPTYQTETLDRSSGFADVLVLIGMVWIVLLITFLGRLSDHVGRRPLYATGAAAMIVLAVPAFLLLRADGVWAPVLGVLLLSTLLACFAAPSAATLPALFPTAVRYAAMAIGFNFAVAAFGGTTPLVAEALVSITGDELMPAYYLMVAGAVGLVTVKFLPESAQVPLHGSQPMVGSRQEQRELITTSKDLYSFSKDRSGAV
- a CDS encoding lipase family protein; translation: MPPRPRMLAAAITAALALGAQAVPAAAADGPAGDSTTTTSRGVEIPAFYTPPSELPGADGTLIRHEPLPLALSLPGIDGPLPGRATRLMYKSTDANGEAVAVTGAYIEPAAKWRGDGPRPLVAVAPGTMGQGDQCAASMALEHPLQLNGQTVSVGYEDLSVYRLLLRGVAVVVTDYVGLGTTDRLHTYVNRVDGAHAVLDAVRAARALDSASVTSGSRVGLFGYSQGGGATAAAAELQPSYAPDVQLAGTYAGAPPADLTEVTKAIDGSDLAGALGWSLNGFLQTEPALRPIADRYINEAGQEALKDLSTMCVGDALFGYGGDSSTDWTKTGQSISDVIRAEPALQSFLAEQRIGSSEPGSPVRVATGVSDDLVPHGQARRLAVDWCGKGAKVTYVPVLLPGVGSGLLNHFAPLLADQGNAIAWLTDRLSGEPAGSNCWSMPVQP
- the cdtC gene encoding siderophore ABC transporter permease CdtC, translating into MAVTTTEPATEPTAARPSTVPSSRSGAAAVTAGIVLLVAVLAVVDITQGTAAVGPSEVLEALTGRADPDDASVVVASRLPRMTAGLLVGAVLGMAGAVLQAVSRNVLASPDTLAVNAGSYLALGLAGATGVSLPMLASSGIAFVGGLAAAAVVLGLSGLGTGTVRLVLAGTALMLGLHSMTQALLLLFPEQTKGLYEWNQGSIAQNGFDGVLQMLPIALVGLIGLLLTARRVDALALGDDAARGLGVPVRATRLTVVVLAALLSAAAVTLAGPIGFVGLCAPALVRPLARRFRGFSRSRTAMPAAALTGAALVLGSDVLLRALIADDRSVAVPTGVVTSLVGAVFLVAMALRVRDTAGAGAPDRLRIPSRAVFLATVAVLVVVLVGLVIAAVLVGDSKLLLGDVVNWAQGRAGRTVSFVLDTRVPRVLAALGAGAALALAGTLVQAVTRNPLAEPNVLGVTGGGALGAVILVTTVPAAGTWGVAGAAFAGSAVTAVLVFGLAARGGFRQNRLVLVGIGVASGTAALISLLIVLTDPFNANKALTWLSGSTYGRTMPDVVPVALALLVGIGVAVARRTELDLISLDEDTPRLLGLRLAPGRLGFLVLSVVLSATAVACAGTIGFVGLVAPHAARALVGRRHARVVPVAVLLGATLVCAADLLGRTVIAPAQLGAGLMTAVIGTPYFLYLLVRSRR
- the cdtB gene encoding siderophore ABC transporter substrate-binding protein CdtB codes for the protein MRRLLLTAAATTAAALTLAACGTTEPAADKTEKKASEAITLKDGKGTEVKLDGPATKVVATEWNVVESLVSLGVDPVGVADVKGYKTWDSAVPLKNEPKDIGTRGEPSMDTVASLAPDLIVATTDLTPAAVKQLREVAPVIEVQSADGAGQIDRMLANVDLIAKATGTTDKAKSLRDGFEAKVAEGKKALADAGMAGKGIAFADGYVASNQVSIRPYTATSLIGEVNEAVGLKNAWTVKGDEAYGLGATDVEGLTKLPGDTQFAYIGNDDDPSATPFTGELAKNPVWKSLPFVKAGDVHRLDDGIWMFGGPGSMEAYIDAVVGALTK